The following proteins are co-located in the Stegostoma tigrinum isolate sSteTig4 chromosome 39, sSteTig4.hap1, whole genome shotgun sequence genome:
- the fbxo46 gene encoding F-box only protein 46, producing the protein MEPNTFSRIRLWCPRPLGSYSQNKPCCLSVKKSPPAGDARHKEGEASCSENTPPQAPLGPAGGGGAGDGQGEEGRVLLDTWYVIKPGNTKEKIAFFVAHQCGGGSTGRTTNAVKVKGNWSTDGTKPKRRRKSREPGQEGCPARPRERAGIPDRLCPCSGPAETEPAADPTFSVAEMVAQVERRAAASDGGSAPRGPVHPPPGPSEAQADAQELGPIGGSADTRRVAQAIARIEKAQRGGPGAQDGRRDGEGEGGAAGGGERAPCPAGEVRIAFRVASGDPRSQGEAQPPGPGPGCIFMSCNHTVCGGVSMEKITCDLYHIVSPSSSSVAPPDTSTINNHKHHHHSSLARSRSDVEMATAPVAEEPRKDGAPEAAGGASPAPAPEKGAPRDCLNGFHVEVVVTGGVDHSVFFGREGQAGDKEDTVCVTVSGPGQDAKCPACEDPPPGQLFFLRSLPQATGDSVEASADQAPGPSPDSKEKAVLLSPESDPQDAPLYCLYRHVSHDFLEIRFKIQRLLEPRQYLLLLPDHVTVKILSYLPTRALAALKCVCHHFKAVIEAYGVRATDSRWNRDPLYRDDPCKQCKKRYERGDVSLCRWHPKPYHHDLPYGRSYWMCCRRKDRDTPGCCIGLHDNNWVQPSDALKKEEGR; encoded by the coding sequence ATGGAGCCGAACACCTTCTCCCGGATCCGGCTGTGGTGCCCCCGGCCGCTGGGCAGCTACTCCCAGAACAAGCCGTGCTGCCTCAGTGTCAAGAAGTCCCCCCCCGCGGGCGATGCCAGGCACAAGGAGGGCGAGGCCTCGTGCTCCGAGAACACACCCCCACAGGCCCCCTTAGGCCCCGCCGGGGGCGGCGGTGCTGGGGACGGgcagggggaggaggggagggtcCTCCTGGACACATGGTATGTCATCAAGCCAGGCAACACCAAGGAGAAGATTGCGTTCTTCGTGGCTCACCAGTGCGGAGGGGGGAGCACCGGCCGCACCACAAATGCTGTCAAGGTCAAGGGAAACTGGAGCACGGACGGCACGAAGCCCAAGAGGAGGCGCAAGTCCCGTGAGCCAGGCCAGGAGGGGTGTCCGGCCAGGCCGAGGGAACGGGCCGGGATCCCCGACCGGCTGTGCCCTTGTTCCGGGCCAGCAGAGACCGAGCCCGCAGCCGACCCCACCTTCTCGGTGGCGGAGATGGTAGCGCAGGTGGAGAGGAGGGCGGCTGCCAGCGACGGGGGCTCCGCCCCGCGGGGGCCTGTGCACCCACCCCCGGGGCCGAGCGAGGCCCAGGCCGATGCCCAGGAGCTGGGCCCCATCGGGGGGAGTGCCGACACCCGCAGGGTGGCTCAGGCCATCGCCCGGATCGAGAAGGCCCAGCGTGGGGGTCCAGGGGCCCAGGACGGCAGGCgcgacggggagggggaggggggcgcagccggaggtggggagagggCGCCGTGCCCGGCTGGGGAGGTGCGCATCGCCTTCCGGGTGGCAAGCGGAGACCCCCGCTCCCAGGGGGAGGCCCAGCCCCCGGGTCCGGGACCTGGCTGCATCTTCATGAGCTGTAACCACACGGTGTGCGGCGGCGTTTCGATGGAGAAGATCACGTGCGACCTCTACCACATCGTcagcccctcctcctcctccgtaGCCCCCCCCGACACCAGCACCATCAACAACCACAAACACCATCACCACAGCAGCTTGGCTCGCTCTCGCTCGGACGTGGAGATGGCGACGGCCCCCGTTGCTGAAGAGCCGCGGAAGGACGGCGCCCCCGAAGCTGCTGGCGGGGCCTCGCCCGCCCCAGCCCCGGAAAAGGGGGCGCCGCGGGACTGCCTGAACGGTTTCCACGTTGAGGTGGTGGTGACTGGCGGTGTGGACCACTCGGTCTTCTTCGGCCGGGAGGGCCAGGCCGGGGACAAGGAGGACACGGTGTGCGTGACGGTCAGCGGGCCCGGCCAGGACGCCAAATGCCCGGCTTGCGAGGACCCCCCTCCTGGCcagctcttcttcctcaggtCCCTGCCCCAGGCGACCGGCGACAGCGTCGAAGCGTCGGCCGACCAGGCCCCGGGGCCTTCCCCGGACTCCAAGGAGAAGGCCGTGCTCCTGAGCCCCGAGTCCGACCCCCAGGACGCCCCGCTCTACTGCCTGTACCGCCACGTCTCCCACGACTTCCTGGAGATCCGGTTCAAAATCCAGCGGCTCCTGGAGCCCCGGCAGTACCTCCTGCTCCTGCCGGACCACGTGACGGTGAAGATCCTCAGCTACCTCCCCACCCGGGCCTTGGCGGCCCTCAAGTGCGTCTGCCACCACTTCAAGGCCGTGATTGAGGCCTACGGGGTGCGGGCCACGGACTCGCGGTGGAACCGGGACCCCCTGTACCGCGACGACCCCTGCAAGCAGTGCAAGAAGCGGTACGAGAGGGGCGACGTCTCCCTGTGCCGTTGGCACCCGAAACCTTATCACCACGACCTGCCTTACGGACGCTCCTATTGGATGTGCTGCCGGCGGAAAGACCGGGACACCCCTGGGTGCTGTATTGGCCTCCATGACAACAATTGGGTGCAGCCTAGCGACGCACTAAAGAAGGAGGAGGGgaggtaa